In the genome of Solanum stenotomum isolate F172 unplaced genomic scaffold, ASM1918654v1 scaffold7683, whole genome shotgun sequence, one region contains:
- the LOC125853013 gene encoding RING-H2 finger protein ATL56-like: protein MPIPIQNQETKPKKLISLFIKCVIMALFLSLFLIFLLFLGFAALVLLHFLITSTAFHRRHRRRHHHRFPANQTSSFDLPCVSYCVSQQSVRDCAICLEGFKDGEFCRKLPDCGHLFHVKCVDSWLMRVLNCPICRTRVRVDSGNSGSVISDEDWKRWWAVGVSGN, encoded by the exons ATGCCAATTCCGATTCAAAATCAAGAAACTAAACCGAaaaagttgatttcccttttcATAAAATGCGTAATCATGGCTTTATTCCTTTcccttttcttaattttccttcttttccttGGTTTCGCCGCGCTTGTACTCCTCCACTTCTTAATCACCTCCACCGCCTTCCACCGCCGTCATCGCCGTCGCCACCATCATCGATTTCCGGCGAACCAAACATCATCGTTTGATCTGCCTTGTGTTAGTTATTGTGTGTCACAGCAATCTGTTAGGGATTGTGCGATTTGCTTGGAGGGATTTAAGGATGGAGAATTTTGTAGGAAATTGCCTGATTGTGGACACCTTTTTCATGTGAAATGTGTGGATTCTTGGCTTATGAGGGTTCTGAATTGCCCGATTTGTCGGACCCGGGTTCGGGTAGATTCGGGAAATTCGGGTTCTGTTATCAGTGATGAAGATTGGAAGAGATGGTGGGCTGTTGGTGTTTCAGG GAATTGA